One stretch of Streptomyces sp. NBC_01363 DNA includes these proteins:
- a CDS encoding DUF4139 domain-containing protein gives MTAESARRWGSTLDSVVVYAQGAVCRRLARGSVASDGRVRVTGLPRSLDPGSLRARVLGAPGVRVTEARVEVEAEPLGTGTPDELRREVERLGDEHAAAQGRRDRQLGLIEEIRALHPVPPPRRREDPHRRTPIDAWLELADFVDGRLAGLHNRLVELEEALRNVEHEFTVAADRLARASTDAPSAHLETTVCAVLSLDGSGDAEVELELEYGVPGAVWVPAYRLTHRQGDGGGRLVLRASVAQRTGEDWTGVRIALATADLRRRTDLPRLRSIRIGRSQPAPAPSGWREPPAGLVDLFSGYDAAGPGPAPTALPAAAVAGPGAMGAAGGYASDPVPPPPPPPPPAPQGYGGPSAAAPAPGGGYGAPPEAFGGGMPALAQPGGPRPGESPRTRGMPYAGAPAPMAPAAPGRAAPPPPPAPVAGPPQPSGTELDYAALVLCGPDEQGGRRGRLFPGSPFDPVAVEYRRRAEAVAALPLPGQAVRPRESAGSFDHRFDATARADIPSDGAWHTVTVGEIPVGLRTEYLCVPSVEQTVYATLVLSNATDQALLAAPVEVTVDDDFLLTAALPTLAPGGVRRVGLGPAEGIRVTRRTNLHESTSGLRNNTTVLDHRVHVELANGLARPVTVEVRERVPVTFEPDARIEERADWTAPEEGTGPDRHAPGTRLWRLDLPAGATAALDGGYEIRIPTGKALVGGNRRS, from the coding sequence ATGACGGCTGAGTCGGCACGGAGGTGGGGGTCGACCCTCGATTCGGTCGTGGTGTACGCGCAGGGCGCGGTCTGCCGGCGTCTGGCCCGGGGCAGCGTGGCGTCCGACGGCCGGGTGCGGGTGACGGGACTGCCGCGCTCGCTGGACCCGGGCTCGCTGAGGGCCCGTGTCCTGGGCGCCCCGGGGGTGCGCGTCACCGAGGCCCGGGTGGAAGTCGAGGCCGAGCCGCTCGGCACGGGCACGCCCGACGAGTTGCGGCGCGAGGTCGAGCGGCTGGGCGACGAGCACGCGGCGGCGCAAGGACGCCGGGACCGGCAGCTGGGCCTGATCGAGGAGATCAGGGCCCTCCACCCGGTCCCGCCTCCCCGCAGACGCGAGGACCCGCACCGCCGCACCCCGATCGACGCGTGGCTGGAGCTCGCCGACTTCGTCGACGGGCGGCTGGCGGGACTGCACAACCGCCTCGTCGAGCTGGAGGAGGCACTGCGCAACGTCGAGCACGAGTTCACCGTCGCCGCCGACAGGCTCGCCCGCGCCTCCACCGACGCGCCGTCAGCGCACCTGGAGACCACGGTCTGCGCCGTCCTGTCCCTCGACGGCTCCGGTGACGCGGAGGTGGAACTGGAGCTTGAGTACGGGGTTCCGGGCGCCGTCTGGGTGCCGGCCTATCGCCTGACCCACCGCCAGGGCGACGGCGGCGGCCGTCTGGTGCTGCGCGCCTCGGTCGCCCAGCGGACCGGCGAGGACTGGACCGGCGTACGCATCGCCCTGGCCACCGCCGACCTTCGGCGCCGCACCGACCTGCCGAGGCTCCGCTCGATCCGGATCGGCCGCAGTCAGCCCGCCCCCGCGCCTTCCGGCTGGCGCGAGCCCCCCGCCGGGCTCGTCGACCTGTTCTCCGGGTACGACGCCGCGGGCCCAGGCCCGGCCCCGACCGCCCTGCCCGCGGCCGCCGTGGCCGGGCCAGGGGCCATGGGTGCCGCGGGCGGCTACGCGTCCGATCCCGTTCCGCCACCGCCGCCTCCCCCGCCACCGGCACCGCAGGGCTACGGCGGCCCGTCGGCCGCGGCCCCGGCGCCCGGCGGCGGATACGGCGCTCCCCCGGAGGCCTTCGGCGGCGGAATGCCCGCCCTCGCACAGCCGGGCGGTCCGCGACCGGGCGAGAGTCCGCGTACCCGGGGCATGCCGTACGCGGGGGCCCCCGCCCCCATGGCGCCCGCGGCTCCCGGCCGGGCTGCGCCGCCACCCCCGCCGGCACCGGTGGCCGGTCCGCCGCAGCCGAGCGGCACCGAGCTCGACTATGCCGCCCTTGTCCTGTGCGGCCCCGACGAGCAGGGCGGTCGCCGAGGCCGGCTGTTTCCCGGCTCCCCCTTCGACCCGGTGGCAGTCGAGTACCGCCGCCGCGCCGAAGCGGTGGCCGCGCTGCCGCTGCCCGGACAGGCCGTGCGGCCCCGCGAGTCGGCGGGTTCCTTCGACCACCGCTTCGATGCCACCGCCCGCGCCGACATTCCGTCGGACGGCGCCTGGCACACCGTCACCGTCGGCGAGATCCCGGTCGGCCTGCGTACCGAGTACCTCTGCGTACCGTCCGTGGAGCAGACGGTGTACGCGACGTTGGTGCTCTCCAACGCCACCGACCAGGCACTGCTGGCAGCCCCGGTGGAGGTCACCGTCGACGACGACTTCCTGCTGACCGCCGCACTGCCCACGCTCGCCCCCGGTGGCGTCCGCCGGGTGGGGCTCGGGCCGGCCGAGGGCATCCGGGTCACCCGCCGTACGAACCTGCACGAGTCGACCTCGGGCCTGCGCAACAACACCACCGTGCTCGACCACCGCGTCCACGTGGAGCTGGCCAACGGGCTCGCGAGGCCCGTCACCGTGGAAGTCCGCGAGAGGGTGCCCGTCACCTTCGAACCGGACGCCCGGATCGAGGAACGGGCCGACTGGACGGCACCCGAGGAGGGCACGGGGCCCGATCGGCATGCGCCGGGCACCCGCCTCTGGCGACTGGACCTGCCCGCAGGCGCCACTGCCGCCCTGGACGGCGGCTACGAGATCCGCATCCCGACCGGCAAGGCCCTGGTCGGCGGCAACCGCAGGAGCTGA
- a CDS encoding SAM-dependent methyltransferase has product MNDHALSATHPTNAHPARVYNVWLGGKDHYPVDQEAAELAARANPTIVPSVRANRAFLGRAVRHLAATGVRQFLDIGTGIPAAENTHEVAQRAAPESRVVYVDNDPIVLSHARALLVSGPEGQTDYVQADARDVDTILDAASHTLDLDQPVGLMLVAILQYIKDAEDPWDITRRLLDRLAPGSHLVLSHPAVDVTAPEVAESMRIYNERAASHASATPRTHDEVQRFCDGLEILEPGVVTLTCWRPGPSDTPDDTLPMWCAVARKASRI; this is encoded by the coding sequence ATGAACGACCACGCGCTGTCCGCGACGCATCCCACGAACGCGCACCCCGCCCGCGTCTACAACGTCTGGCTGGGCGGCAAGGACCACTATCCGGTGGATCAGGAGGCAGCCGAGCTCGCTGCTCGGGCGAACCCGACGATCGTGCCGTCGGTCCGGGCCAACCGGGCCTTCCTCGGCCGCGCCGTACGTCACCTCGCGGCGACCGGGGTCCGTCAGTTCCTCGACATCGGTACGGGCATTCCCGCCGCGGAGAACACCCACGAGGTGGCCCAGCGGGCCGCTCCCGAATCGCGTGTCGTCTACGTCGACAACGATCCGATCGTCCTCTCCCACGCGCGGGCGCTCCTGGTCAGCGGCCCCGAGGGACAGACCGACTATGTGCAGGCCGATGCGCGGGACGTGGACACGATTCTCGACGCGGCCTCCCACACCCTGGATCTGGACCAGCCGGTCGGCCTCATGCTGGTGGCGATCCTGCAGTACATCAAGGACGCCGAGGACCCGTGGGACATCACCCGCCGGCTGCTGGACCGCCTAGCCCCGGGCAGTCACCTCGTCCTGTCCCATCCGGCCGTCGACGTCACCGCCCCCGAGGTCGCCGAATCCATGCGGATCTACAACGAGCGCGCCGCCAGCCACGCCTCCGCCACCCCGCGCACCCACGACGAGGTGCAACGATTCTGCGATGGCCTGGAGATCCTGGAACCGGGCGTTGTCACCCTGACCTGCTGGCGTCCCGGACCGTCCGACACTCCGGACGACACCCTGCCCATGTGGTGCGCCGTCGCGC
- a CDS encoding DUF4139 domain-containing protein has product MSTAPKPIALPVTAVTCLEDRAHIERAVLLDLEAGVQRLRLGPVSALAVDRTLHAELTADHPASVLDVRIVRSWTPRGPLPPTDGDSALRHRVHILEEEQLALGRSRDRLHARLGLLGRLVADLLREIGEGAGSGETERSRWARELDRVDEERDAHGEQLRTVEARLAALAVELGEAERAMQLSEDEPAELVGHIELTVEASAAGPVGLRLSHLTPCALWRPAYRAVLDGDSLTLETDAMVWQRTGEDWSDVRLTLSTARSALATDPPRLGEDRLTLMDRSAAERRAVDVELREEEIGTLGPAPVLGLPGVDDGGEARVLRSPAPVSVPGDGRAHRVPLSAFTTAAPSEYACSPELSPLVTQVVRFDNLSGHALLAGPVDLVRGSGFSGRGTLDFTAPGAAVELAFGSCDDYRVIRQAEESRDSAALTQRTVVTRTVRLHLSRFSAPGEVGEQVVVLRERIPVSEVSAVETRLRNDACFPAPDAVDAEGIARWDVALPPGSRRTVTLVYELSASAKVTGL; this is encoded by the coding sequence ATGTCCACGGCCCCGAAGCCGATCGCCCTCCCCGTCACCGCCGTCACGTGCCTGGAGGACCGCGCCCACATCGAGCGAGCCGTCCTGCTCGACCTGGAGGCCGGGGTCCAGCGACTGCGTCTCGGGCCGGTCAGTGCGCTGGCCGTCGACCGGACCCTCCATGCCGAGCTGACCGCCGATCACCCCGCGAGCGTGCTCGACGTGCGGATCGTCCGCAGCTGGACGCCGCGCGGGCCGCTGCCGCCCACCGACGGCGACTCCGCCCTGCGCCACCGCGTACACATCCTCGAAGAGGAGCAACTGGCCCTGGGCCGGAGCCGCGACCGGCTGCATGCCCGCCTCGGCCTGCTCGGCCGCCTCGTCGCCGATCTGCTGCGGGAGATCGGCGAGGGCGCCGGCTCCGGGGAGACCGAACGGTCCCGCTGGGCCCGGGAACTGGACCGGGTGGACGAAGAGCGCGACGCGCACGGTGAACAACTCCGCACCGTAGAGGCCAGGTTGGCCGCCCTCGCTGTCGAACTCGGGGAAGCCGAGCGGGCCATGCAGCTCTCCGAGGACGAGCCCGCCGAGCTGGTCGGCCATATCGAATTGACCGTGGAGGCCTCGGCCGCCGGGCCGGTCGGGCTGCGCCTGAGCCACCTCACCCCGTGTGCGCTGTGGCGGCCCGCCTACCGGGCCGTGCTCGACGGGGACTCCCTGACGCTGGAGACCGACGCGATGGTCTGGCAGCGCACCGGTGAGGACTGGTCGGACGTACGGCTGACACTGTCGACGGCCCGCTCGGCACTGGCCACCGATCCGCCACGACTGGGCGAGGACCGGCTGACGCTCATGGACCGCTCCGCTGCGGAGCGCCGCGCCGTCGACGTCGAGCTGCGCGAGGAGGAGATCGGGACCCTCGGGCCGGCCCCGGTGCTCGGCCTGCCGGGGGTGGACGACGGCGGCGAGGCGCGGGTGTTGAGATCCCCCGCGCCGGTCTCGGTGCCCGGTGACGGCCGCGCCCACCGGGTGCCGCTCTCCGCATTCACCACGGCCGCGCCCAGTGAGTACGCCTGCTCACCGGAGTTGTCCCCGCTGGTCACCCAGGTGGTGCGGTTCGACAATCTCTCCGGCCACGCGCTGCTCGCCGGGCCCGTGGACCTGGTCCGCGGCAGCGGATTCAGTGGCCGCGGCACCCTGGACTTCACCGCCCCCGGTGCCGCCGTCGAGCTGGCCTTCGGCAGCTGCGACGACTACAGGGTGATCCGGCAGGCCGAGGAGTCCCGCGACTCCGCCGCCCTCACCCAGCGGACCGTGGTCACCCGCACGGTCCGGCTGCACCTGTCCCGGTTCTCCGCACCTGGGGAAGTCGGCGAGCAGGTGGTCGTCCTTCGGGAGCGGATCCCGGTCTCCGAGGTCTCGGCGGTGGAGACCCGCCTGCGCAACGATGCGTGTTTCCCGGCACCCGACGCGGTCGACGCCGAGGGCATCGCCCGCTGGGACGTCGCCCTCCCGCCCGGCAGCCGGCGCACGGTCACCCTGGTCTACGAACTGTCGGCGAGTGCCAAGGTCACCGGGCTCTGA
- a CDS encoding amidohydrolase, with protein sequence MQADIMVLAHHIEHLAGEAVAPGANAVAITGGRLIAVGDASDLEPLRGPGTAVHEFPGATVLPGLTDVHAHPVWGSISIGSGVDLSGASTLEQVFTCLAEVADARASDEWITGFDLDVNVFDGDPAGTVFAERFPGRPISLMTRDAHALVVSPRVVELVGLTGQETFTDASSIEVGADGRPTGFVAELQAMDLVFDHYPEVSVDTAAEYVRHQLEQLARSGLTGLHALDFSDPSEEVYRHIEEHGDLPLRIRCSPLVPADSPPETWQHVADLQGRRGRRWHVEGAKFMLDGTADNGTAWFDRPDIHGENREPLWRDVEAYRAAMRFFAERGIPTATHAIGDQAVRFALDVIEEAGPAARAPHRIEHIESIPDDLLGRFAELDVVASLQPVHATRHTRADGTDNWSRRIGPDRVAHGWRTRDLLDHGAVVALGSDWPIGPGDPRIGLADCQLRRPVEESDAAPVQPGQAVSAREAYTGMTAAAAYAAGASAELGRIAPGCLADLSVFAANPLDLAPEAQPGNAVLATVVGGAVQLHTNTAKGRS encoded by the coding sequence GTGCAAGCCGACATCATGGTGCTCGCCCACCACATCGAACATCTGGCCGGGGAAGCCGTCGCCCCCGGTGCGAACGCGGTCGCGATCACCGGCGGCCGTCTCATCGCCGTCGGCGATGCGTCGGACCTCGAACCGCTGCGGGGTCCCGGCACGGCCGTCCACGAGTTCCCGGGCGCCACGGTCCTGCCCGGTCTCACCGATGTCCACGCCCACCCCGTGTGGGGGTCGATCTCGATCGGCAGCGGCGTCGACCTGTCCGGCGCGTCGACCCTGGAGCAGGTGTTCACCTGCCTGGCCGAGGTGGCGGACGCACGGGCGTCGGACGAGTGGATCACCGGATTCGACCTCGATGTGAACGTCTTCGACGGCGACCCGGCCGGCACCGTGTTCGCCGAGCGCTTCCCCGGCAGGCCGATCTCGCTGATGACCCGCGACGCGCACGCTCTCGTCGTGAGCCCCCGGGTCGTGGAACTCGTCGGCCTGACCGGCCAGGAGACGTTCACCGACGCCTCGTCGATCGAGGTCGGCGCGGACGGCCGACCGACCGGCTTCGTGGCCGAACTCCAGGCGATGGACCTGGTGTTCGACCACTATCCCGAGGTGTCCGTGGACACGGCCGCCGAGTACGTACGCCACCAGCTCGAACAGCTCGCGCGCAGCGGACTCACCGGCCTGCACGCGCTCGACTTCTCCGACCCCTCCGAAGAGGTGTACCGGCACATCGAGGAACACGGGGACCTGCCGCTGCGCATCCGCTGCTCGCCGCTGGTGCCGGCCGACTCCCCGCCGGAGACCTGGCAGCACGTCGCCGATCTCCAGGGTCGGCGCGGGCGGCGCTGGCACGTCGAGGGTGCGAAGTTCATGCTCGACGGCACGGCGGACAACGGCACGGCGTGGTTCGACCGCCCGGACATCCACGGCGAGAACCGCGAGCCGCTGTGGCGTGACGTCGAGGCGTACCGCGCCGCGATGCGCTTCTTCGCCGAGCGCGGCATCCCGACCGCCACCCACGCGATCGGCGACCAGGCCGTCCGGTTCGCCCTCGACGTCATCGAGGAGGCCGGCCCGGCCGCCCGTGCCCCGCACCGCATCGAGCACATCGAGTCCATCCCGGACGACCTGCTGGGCAGGTTCGCCGAACTCGACGTCGTGGCAAGCCTCCAACCCGTGCACGCGACCCGGCACACGCGCGCCGACGGCACCGACAACTGGTCGCGGCGCATCGGGCCCGACCGCGTCGCCCACGGCTGGCGTACCCGCGATCTCCTGGACCACGGCGCCGTCGTGGCGCTCGGCTCCGACTGGCCCATCGGCCCCGGCGATCCGCGCATCGGCCTGGCCGACTGCCAGTTGCGCCGCCCGGTCGAGGAGTCCGACGCGGCGCCCGTGCAGCCCGGTCAGGCGGTCTCCGCGCGCGAGGCGTACACCGGCATGACCGCCGCCGCCGCGTACGCCGCCGGGGCGTCCGCCGAACTTGGACGGATCGCGCCCGGTTGCCTCGCCGACCTCTCCGTGTTCGCGGCCAACCCGCTCGACCTCGCCCCCGAAGCACAGCCCGGCAACGCCGTACTCGCGACCGTCGTCGGCGGCGCCGTACAGCTCCACACGAACACCGCGAAAGGACGCTCGTGA
- a CDS encoding alpha/beta hydrolase gives MSVRGASSESGAVPAAKAVPPLDPELSVALAALGKEAGEPLAPGNLEARRERDAAARPRPTAEELRADGRFEVAERRVPGPPGGPDVTLVSARPAGLVGPLPLLYYMHGGAMVMGNAWSVLPRILREWALPLELAVISVEYRLAPRAQYPEPLEDCYAGLGWAAGHAAELDIDADRIVIGGKSAGGGLAAALALLARDRGGPRALGQLLLCPMLDDRGSTFSSHQMTGIGGWDLTSGATVWKALLGDRHGAADLPPYAAPSRATDLSGLPPAYVEVGSAEMFRDEDVAYANAIWQAGGQAELHVWPGACHGFDGLAPRAALSRDARDARTRWLRRLLAQAGTGNRPGAGAGGRQT, from the coding sequence ATGAGTGTCCGTGGAGCGTCGTCGGAGTCCGGCGCTGTCCCGGCAGCGAAGGCGGTGCCCCCCTTGGACCCCGAGCTGAGCGTCGCGCTGGCCGCCTTGGGCAAGGAGGCCGGGGAGCCGCTGGCCCCGGGCAATCTGGAGGCCCGGCGGGAACGGGATGCCGCGGCCCGGCCCAGGCCGACGGCCGAGGAGCTTCGCGCCGACGGCCGTTTCGAGGTGGCGGAGCGCCGTGTGCCGGGGCCGCCGGGCGGGCCTGACGTCACGCTCGTGAGCGCACGGCCGGCCGGCCTCGTCGGGCCGCTGCCGCTGCTGTACTACATGCACGGGGGCGCGATGGTCATGGGCAACGCGTGGTCCGTGCTTCCGCGGATTCTTCGCGAGTGGGCCCTCCCGCTGGAACTGGCCGTCATCTCGGTCGAGTACCGGTTGGCGCCGCGGGCGCAGTATCCGGAACCGCTGGAGGACTGCTACGCCGGACTCGGCTGGGCGGCCGGGCACGCGGCCGAACTGGACATCGACGCGGACCGCATCGTCATCGGCGGGAAGAGCGCCGGCGGCGGGCTCGCCGCGGCCCTCGCCCTGCTGGCCCGTGACCGCGGCGGCCCCCGGGCACTGGGGCAACTGCTGCTGTGCCCGATGCTCGACGACCGCGGCAGTACCTTCTCCAGTCATCAGATGACGGGCATCGGCGGGTGGGACCTCACCTCCGGCGCGACCGTCTGGAAGGCGCTGCTGGGCGACCGCCACGGTGCCGCGGACCTGCCGCCCTACGCGGCTCCCTCCCGCGCCACGGACCTGTCCGGACTCCCTCCGGCCTATGTCGAGGTCGGGTCGGCCGAGATGTTCCGGGACGAGGACGTGGCCTACGCGAACGCGATCTGGCAGGCCGGCGGCCAGGCCGAACTGCATGTGTGGCCCGGTGCCTGCCACGGCTTCGACGGCCTGGCGCCCCGGGCGGCCCTCAGCCGGGACGCACGCGACGCCCGTACCCGCTGGCTCCGGCGCCTCCTCGCGCAGGCCGGCACGGGGAACCGGCCCGGCGCAGGGGCCGGCGGACGGCAGACGTAG
- a CDS encoding response regulator transcription factor — translation MTIRVLLADDQALLRGTFRMLFDATDDMETVAEASNGREAVELAGAQHPDVVLMDIRMPEMDGLEATRLISESEDLAGVKVLILTTFEDDEHVAEALRAGASGFLGKGARPEELLDAVRTVSGGEALLSPTATRALITRFLAQPDPCPVAVHERLECLTPRERDVTALAALGLSNDEIADRLFVSPLTAKTHVNRAMTKLAARDRAQLVVVAYQCGLVSPAAEPDGPEAPA, via the coding sequence ATGACGATTCGCGTACTGCTTGCCGATGACCAGGCCCTGCTGCGGGGCACCTTCAGAATGCTGTTCGACGCCACGGACGACATGGAGACCGTCGCCGAGGCCTCCAACGGGCGCGAGGCGGTCGAGCTGGCCGGCGCACAGCACCCGGATGTGGTCCTGATGGACATCCGCATGCCGGAGATGGACGGCCTGGAGGCGACCCGGCTCATCAGTGAGTCCGAGGACCTCGCAGGCGTGAAGGTGCTCATCCTGACCACCTTCGAGGACGACGAGCACGTCGCCGAGGCGCTGCGTGCGGGCGCGAGCGGCTTTCTCGGCAAGGGTGCGCGACCCGAGGAGCTTCTCGATGCCGTGCGCACGGTCTCGGGCGGCGAGGCGCTGCTGTCCCCGACGGCGACACGGGCGTTGATCACCCGGTTCCTGGCCCAGCCGGATCCCTGCCCGGTGGCCGTGCACGAGCGGCTGGAGTGCTTGACGCCGCGGGAGCGCGACGTCACGGCCCTCGCCGCCCTGGGCCTGTCCAATGATGAGATCGCCGATCGCCTGTTCGTCAGCCCGCTGACCGCCAAGACCCACGTCAACCGGGCGATGACCAAGCTGGCGGCGCGTGACCGTGCCCAGCTCGTGGTCGTCGCCTATCAGTGCGGGCTGGTCAGTCCGGCGGCCGAGCCGGATGGCCCGGAAGCGCCCGCGTAG
- a CDS encoding C45 family peptidase translates to MTTTSIPRPEHRRHVKAAGTDPHARGIARGEQLRDGIPATIDAYDRLFALGSISPAQVREDAERALDAIGRFRPGTRAEIEGIAHGSGTEPWRIGALNARTEILARSATVPPGECTTIVRRITGDRGSAPRTFGVQTWDWHVELSARWHTSEVRGGRHDFVGITEDGILGKIGVNSAGLALHFNILGHVRDGIGGIPVHVLAAIVLEEAGSVAEAVEIVRGAPLASSGSFALFDETDAVLLDLSPVGVFSVQPEHDTLVRTNHFLTPAPAADEKTWLYQPDSGERHDFVRARLTRAEPPATLDELTGHLVTGDGEPPVTCLPDPDKPLGQRWASLATVALEPATRTARILDGTPADIGTRDWRVLDAG, encoded by the coding sequence GTGACCACGACGTCGATCCCCCGTCCCGAACACCGCCGCCACGTCAAGGCCGCCGGCACCGACCCGCACGCCCGCGGCATCGCCCGCGGCGAGCAACTGCGCGACGGCATCCCCGCCACGATCGACGCGTACGACCGGCTCTTCGCCCTCGGCTCCATCTCCCCCGCCCAGGTACGCGAGGACGCCGAGCGCGCCCTCGACGCCATCGGGCGGTTCCGCCCGGGAACACGCGCCGAGATCGAGGGCATCGCCCACGGGTCCGGCACCGAGCCGTGGCGCATCGGCGCCCTCAACGCGCGCACCGAGATCCTGGCGCGCAGCGCCACCGTGCCGCCCGGCGAGTGCACCACGATCGTGCGCCGCATCACCGGCGACCGCGGTTCGGCGCCACGCACCTTCGGCGTCCAGACCTGGGACTGGCACGTCGAACTCAGCGCCCGGTGGCACACGTCGGAGGTTCGTGGCGGCCGGCACGACTTCGTCGGCATCACCGAGGACGGCATCCTCGGCAAGATCGGCGTCAACAGTGCCGGACTCGCCCTGCACTTCAACATCCTCGGGCACGTCCGCGACGGCATCGGCGGCATCCCCGTGCATGTGCTCGCGGCGATCGTCCTCGAAGAGGCGGGCAGCGTCGCCGAGGCCGTCGAGATCGTCCGCGGCGCGCCCCTCGCGTCGTCCGGTTCGTTCGCCCTCTTCGACGAGACGGACGCGGTCCTCCTCGATCTGAGCCCGGTCGGTGTGTTCTCGGTGCAGCCCGAACACGACACGCTCGTGCGCACCAACCACTTCCTGACGCCGGCCCCCGCCGCGGACGAGAAGACCTGGCTCTACCAGCCCGACTCGGGCGAGCGCCACGACTTCGTCCGCGCGCGTCTCACGCGCGCAGAGCCGCCGGCCACGCTCGACGAGCTCACGGGCCACCTCGTGACAGGGGACGGCGAACCGCCGGTGACCTGCCTGCCCGATCCGGACAAGCCGCTCGGCCAGCGCTGGGCGAGCCTCGCGACCGTCGCTCTCGAACCGGCGACGCGCACCGCCAGGATCCTCGACGGCACTCCCGCCGACATCGGTACGCGCGACTGGCGCGTCCTCGACGCCGGCTGA
- a CDS encoding sensor histidine kinase — protein sequence MAVINGWRPGTEARLRAVDAGGAAVLFVLSVVAASLDPHKHQFLLRWPAVLVAAVGCSALLRRRRHPFGVLAVTIGCGVTFQLLGVRDSPLVVSPVLVAVYTVAVRTDRRTAWTSATVSAGVLVSTAAMFTPQSLLAPDTIAMLAWTALPAAVGDGVRSRRAYVVAVEERAEHAERTREQEARQRVAAERVRIARELHDIVAHHIALINAQAGVAVHLVDQRPEQILTALEDIRDTSRSALDELRVTVGLLRQSDDPVVPRDPMPGLAQVPALLASFERAGLAVSHTRCGDTEPLDPAVDLAAYRIVQESLTNVRKHAGADHARLCLHYHRERLTITVEDDGSAGPRRPHPGAGHGLIGMRERAATIGGRLHAGPRPEGGFTVTAELPLRPGPARDRRDGHDDSRTACR from the coding sequence ATGGCGGTGATCAACGGTTGGCGGCCGGGAACAGAGGCCCGGCTCCGCGCGGTGGACGCGGGGGGCGCGGCCGTGCTGTTCGTGCTGTCGGTCGTGGCCGCCTCGCTCGATCCGCACAAGCACCAGTTCCTGTTGCGCTGGCCCGCGGTGCTGGTGGCGGCCGTCGGCTGCTCCGCACTGTTGCGGCGGCGTCGCCACCCGTTCGGCGTACTGGCCGTCACCATTGGCTGCGGGGTGACCTTTCAGCTGCTCGGAGTCCGGGACAGCCCGTTGGTGGTGAGCCCGGTTCTGGTGGCCGTCTACACCGTGGCCGTGCGTACCGACCGGCGTACCGCCTGGACCTCGGCAACTGTCTCGGCCGGCGTCCTGGTGAGCACCGCCGCGATGTTCACCCCGCAGTCGTTGCTGGCACCGGACACGATCGCGATGCTGGCCTGGACGGCCCTGCCGGCCGCAGTCGGGGACGGGGTGCGCTCACGCCGCGCCTATGTCGTGGCCGTGGAGGAACGGGCGGAGCACGCGGAGCGCACCCGCGAGCAGGAGGCGCGGCAGCGAGTGGCGGCCGAACGGGTCCGGATCGCGCGCGAACTGCACGACATCGTCGCGCATCACATCGCCTTGATCAACGCGCAGGCGGGCGTTGCCGTCCATCTGGTGGACCAGCGGCCGGAGCAGATCCTCACCGCGCTGGAGGACATCCGGGACACCAGCCGCTCCGCGCTGGACGAACTTCGGGTGACCGTGGGCCTGCTCCGGCAGTCCGACGATCCGGTGGTGCCGCGCGATCCGATGCCGGGCCTGGCGCAGGTGCCGGCCCTGTTGGCGTCGTTCGAACGCGCCGGGCTGGCCGTGAGCCACACCCGGTGCGGCGACACCGAGCCACTGGATCCGGCGGTCGACCTGGCCGCGTACCGCATCGTGCAGGAGTCCCTGACCAATGTGCGCAAACACGCCGGAGCCGATCACGCCCGGCTGTGCCTCCACTACCACCGGGAGCGGCTTACGATCACCGTCGAGGACGACGGATCCGCCGGACCGCGCCGTCCTCACCCGGGGGCCGGTCACGGGCTGATCGGCATGCGTGAGCGGGCTGCCACGATCGGGGGCAGGCTGCACGCGGGACCACGCCCCGAGGGCGGATTCACCGTGACGGCAGAACTGCCGCTGCGCCCCGGCCCGGCACGGGATCGGAGAGACGGGCATGACGATTCGCGTACTGCTTGCCGATGA